One window from the genome of Loxodonta africana isolate mLoxAfr1 chromosome 14, mLoxAfr1.hap2, whole genome shotgun sequence encodes:
- the GSDMC gene encoding gasdermin-C, whose product MTSMFERYVKNLLKEVGREDLKPVRSLSSATKFQQFIMIRKKKGNFFSQFWKQPDIPTEFSLMDILEPSSSIPETVSTEPFLFNIAEVQKQKGGVDVKVNVGLEMSVSGNATEFQESSLEFQFVLRGSVIQSKERRCSFPSSYPSLPSLYPRETLEKEPAFLKECRDKRENLYVVTEIMKLTKNTTLNKMGHVSSGGKFSTPWNPYVKSGYGFFPQGQVQGEGLNVRKKTLTLPKGMVMAYQRKQLVLKEDAILHISDDDEQNTFQDDFNHLQEEISREMEALASFPKDLRDTMFHNILAMLGDRGALQHLMDMLEENPSGHLDGPGGTILDELRKNTEDPWVSPKYHILYILGAIMVLSDTQHDLLAQSMKMRILAQQRELVRSILEPNFKYPWSIPFTLKPELLALLQDEGVAITFGLLDECGLMMEPNIPRSTWDLEAKGPLSALYATLSVLQQLADP is encoded by the exons ATGACCTCCATGTTTGAGCGTTACGTCAAGAATTTGCTCaaagaggtggggagggaagatCTGAAGCCCGTCAGAAGCCTGAGCAGTGCCACCAAATTTCAACAGTTTATTATGATACGGAAGAAGAAGGGCAactttttctcacagttttggaaacAACCTGACATTCCAACCGAATTCTCCCTTATGGACATCCTGGAGCCAAGTTCTTCAATCCCAG aaacTGTCTCGACagaaccattcctcttcaatatcGCTGAGGTCCAGAAGCAGAAGGGTGGTGTGGATGTGAAGGTGAACGTTGGGCTAGAAATGAGCGTGTCGGGGAACGCTACTGAGTTCCAAGAATCCTCCCTCGAGTTTCAGTTT GTCCTAAGGGGAAGTGTAATCCAGAGCAAGGAAAGAAGGTGTTCCTTTCCCAGCTCTTACCCTTCTTTACCTTCCTTATATCCCAGGGAAACACTGGAGAAAGAGCCAGCGTTTCTGAAGGAGTGCCGTGACAAAAGGGAGAACTTATACGTGGTCACAGAGATCATGAAACTGACCAAGAATACTACGCTGAACAAAATGGGCCATGTGAGCAGTGGGGGCAAGTTCTCCACCCCTTGGAATCCATACGTCAAG TCTGGATATGGTTTCTTTCCTCAGGGTCAAGTCCAGGGAGAAGGTCTGAACGTGAGAAAGAAGACGCTGACTCTACCCAAAGGCATGGTGATGGCCTATCAGAGGAAGCAGCTGGTTCTCAAGGAAGATG CCATTCTTCACATCTCAGACGATGATGAGCAGAACACCTTTCAAGATG ATTTCAATCATCTACAAGAGGAGATCTCCCGGGAAATGGAGGCACTGGCCAGCTTCCCAAAGGACCTTCGGGACACGATGTTCCACAATATTCTGGCCATGCTCGGGGACAGAGGAGCTTTGCAGCATCTGATGGACATG CTGGAAGAGAACCCTTCTGGTCATTTGGatggccctggtggcaccattCTAGATGAACTGAGGAAGAACACTGAAGATCCGTGGGTCAGCCCAAAGTACCACATCCTTTACATTCTTGGAGCCATAATGG TGCTGAGTGACACCCAACATGATCTGCTGGCCCAGTCTATGAAGATGAGGATCCTGGCCCAGCAGAGGGAGCTG GTGAGGAGCATCCTGGAGCCAAACTTCAAATATCCCTGGAGCATTCCCTTCACCCTCAAACCTGAGCTCCTCGCCCTGCTCCAGGATGAGGGTGTGGCCATCACCTTCGGCCTGCTAGATGAGTGCGGCCTGATGATGGAGCCCAATATCCCCAGGTCGACCTGGGATTTAGAAGCCAAGGGGCCTCTCTCTGCCCTCTACGCAACCCTTTCAGTGCTGCAGCAGCTGGCTGACCCCTAA
- the LOC104845751 gene encoding gasdermin-A-like translates to MSSLFARSTKSLVRELGRKGELLPVDSLNSSPRLHPFCLVRKKHKLHPWSWDTPFIPTDFSLLDVLEPGSPVPEVSRSEPIHIREKVTAAVTGAMSLSTGLQEKVMGSGMVTHSSTLALQTLRVSPHTWETLVEKRKLRMPRPSFLRELQSRKERESLYVVTEAMETLQDTTLQSLSKVEGAGQLSFLGPSHFKGQCQSHVAKEKTVIVPRGSVLAYRVLQLVIKEDHWGKAPGEEPDFLGLQRWAGAQLHDLATLPPDLRYSLLGALQELLRDPQALQELEDMLEQTLYTGLLAQLEGPGGSILSTLRDLCGNLSPSRVRALLCLLGALVGAPLLQFGSHGVLRAARQSVLSDTQHCLLAESLGRCILAQQLELVASILEGNFNQMEETAVSLRQDVLSSLQSEDAALTLSLVQSCELEQGPSLQLVWDPEALLQLSALCGALAGLQLLACPGPRPSRLMPEEGAQC, encoded by the exons ATGTCCTCCCTGTTTGCACGGAGCACCAAGAGCCTGGTCAGGGAGCTGGGCAGGAAGGGTGAGCTGTTGCCGGTGGACAGCCTGAACAGCTCCCCACGCCTCCACCCCTTCTGCCTCGTGAGAAAGAAGCATAAACTCCACCCCTGGTCTTGGGACACCCCCTTCATCCCCACGGACTTCTCCCTTCTGGATGTGCTGGAGCCTGGCTCCCCAGTCCCAG AGGTAAGCAGGAGCGAACCGATCCACATCCGGGAGAAAGTGACAGCAGCAGTGACAGGAGCCATGAGCTTGAGCACTGGGCTGCAGGAGAAGGTGATGGGGAGCGGCATGGTGACCCACAGCTCCACCCTGGCCCTGCAGACCCTAAGGGTTTCCCCCCACACCTGGGAGACTCTGGTGGAGAAGAG GAAACTGAGGATGCCAAGGCCCTCCTTCCTCAGGGAACTGCAGAGCCGGAAGGAGAGGGAGAGCCTGTACGTGGTGACGGAGGCCATGGAGACATTGCAGGACACCACACTGCAGAGCCTGAGCAAAGTGGAGGGGGCAGGGCAGCTGTCCTTCCTTGGGCCGAGCCATTTCAAG GGCCAATGCCAGAGCCACGTGGCTAAAGAGAAGACAGTGATCGTCCCTCGGGGCAGTGTCTTGGCCTACAGGGTGCTGCAGCTGGTGATCAAGGAGGATCACTGGG GCAAGGCCCCAGGTGAGGAGCCCGACTTCCTAGGCCTGCAGAGGTGGGCGGGTGCCCAGTTGCACGACCTGGCCACGCTGCCCCCTGACCTGCGGTACTCACTACTGGGCGCCCTCCAAGAGCTGCTTAGGGACCCTCAGGCACTACAGGAGCTGGAGGACATG CTGGAGCAGACCCTCTACACCGGGCTGCTGGCACAGCTGGAGGGTCCTGGTGGCTCCATCCTGAGCACCCTCCGGGACCTCTGCGGCAACCTGTCGCCCTCTCGAGTCAGGGCCCTCCTCTGCCTCCTTGGAGCCCTTGTGG GAGCACCCCTTCTCCAGTTTGGGTCACACGGGGTTCTCAGGGCAGCCCGCCAGAGTG TGCTGAGTGACACCCAACACTGTCTGTTGGCCGAGTCCCTAGGGAGATGCATCTTAGCCCAGCAGCTGGAGCTG GTGGCAAGCATCTTAGAGGGCAACTTTAACCAGATGGAGGAAACAGCCGTCTCCCTCCGGCAAGATGTCCTCTCATCCCTGCAGAGTGAGGATGCAGCCCTCACCCTGAGCCTGGTGCAGAGCTGTGAGCTGGAGCAGGGGCCCAGCCTTCAGCTCGTCTGGGACCCGGAGGCGTTGCTGCAGCTCTCCGCACTCTGTGGGGCTCTTGCAGGGCTGCAGTTGCTGGCCTGCCCCGGCCCTAGGCCCTCCAGGCTGATGCCTGAGGAAGGTGCCCAATGCTGA